The following are encoded in a window of Rhizobium sp. WYJ-E13 genomic DNA:
- a CDS encoding ABC transporter ATP-binding protein, whose amino-acid sequence MNAIDTAIRTAATNITLAGVTKAYDTKSTVIPPLDVELRAGEFTVVLGPSGCGKSTLLQMIAGLEAVSGGKILFGNREVQGLEPKQRGCAMVFQNYALYPHMTVFQNMAYSLRVAGLPKAERQQRVGAVADMLGLSAYLDRKPGQLSGGQRQRVAIGRAIVREPGVLLFDEPLSNLDAQLRHDMRVELADLHRRIGATTVFVTHDQVEAMTLADRILILNRGSIEQFDTPKAIYHRPASVFVAKFIGAPPMNILPVTSDGSALRLADGQAVAEYHKAGKFQLGIRPEDIVIEARGAIKGRLRHFEDLGSHAVLAADLAGTPIRIATPFGADIDPAAELSFSFPRSRLHLFDGETGRAIADAFAEH is encoded by the coding sequence GTGAACGCCATCGATACCGCCATCCGCACCGCGGCCACCAACATCACGCTTGCAGGCGTCACCAAGGCATACGACACGAAATCGACAGTCATCCCGCCGCTCGATGTCGAGTTGCGTGCCGGCGAATTCACCGTCGTACTCGGCCCATCCGGCTGCGGGAAATCCACGCTGCTGCAGATGATCGCAGGGCTCGAGGCCGTCAGCGGCGGCAAGATCCTGTTCGGCAATCGCGAGGTGCAGGGCCTGGAGCCCAAGCAGCGCGGCTGCGCCATGGTCTTCCAGAATTACGCGCTCTACCCGCATATGACTGTGTTCCAGAACATGGCCTATAGCCTGCGGGTCGCCGGTCTTCCGAAGGCCGAGCGCCAGCAGCGGGTCGGCGCGGTCGCCGACATGCTCGGGCTTTCTGCCTATCTCGACCGCAAGCCGGGACAGCTCTCGGGCGGTCAACGCCAGCGTGTGGCGATCGGCCGGGCGATCGTGCGTGAGCCCGGCGTGCTGCTCTTCGATGAGCCGCTTTCCAATCTCGATGCGCAGTTGCGTCACGACATGCGCGTCGAGCTCGCCGATCTGCACCGGCGCATCGGTGCCACCACGGTTTTCGTGACCCATGACCAGGTCGAGGCGATGACGCTCGCCGACCGAATCCTGATCCTCAACAGGGGCAGCATCGAGCAGTTCGATACGCCGAAGGCGATCTATCATCGCCCGGCCTCGGTCTTCGTCGCGAAATTCATCGGCGCGCCGCCGATGAATATCCTGCCTGTGACATCAGACGGTTCGGCGCTGCGCCTGGCAGACGGACAGGCGGTTGCAGAATACCACAAGGCGGGCAAGTTCCAGCTCGGCATTCGCCCCGAAGATATTGTCATCGAAGCGAGGGGCGCGATCAAAGGCCGGCTGCGGCATTTCGAGGATCTCGGCTCGCATGCGGTACTGGCTGCCGATCTCGCCGGCACGCCTATTCGTATCGCCACACCCTTCGGCGCCGATATCGATCCTGCCGCCGAGCTTTCCTTCTCCTTCCCACGATCCCGGTTGCACCTGTTTGACGGCGAAACGGGGCGCGCCATTGCGGATGCATTCGCCGAGCATTGA